The following DNA comes from Microbacterium foliorum.
ATGCGCTTCTTCGCATCGCGGTACTGCTTCTTCTGTTCGAGCGATCCGGTGATCGCTTCGATCCACTTCGCGGCCATGTCAGTTCTCCTCGTTGTTCGTGTCGGTGTTGTTCTTGTCGTCGGTGCGCAGGCTGTCGATGCGTTGCGTGAGGAAGCTCCAGGTCTTCCAGAACTCCCCGAGCTCCTGCGTGCCTGCCGGGTTGAGGGAGTACACCTTGCGAGGTGGCCCCTTCTCGCTCGGCACCTTCTCGACGTCGACGAGCTTCTTCTGCTCGACGCGCACGAGCAGGGCGTAGATCGTGCCCTCGGCGATGTCGGTGAATCCGTGGTCACGCACGCGGGTCGTGATCTCGTATCCGTAGGCCGGCTGCTCGGCGAGGAGGGCCAGGACGATGCCTTCAAGAGTGCCCTTGAGCATCTCGGTCATCTGTTTGCCCATGAGGGCCTCCGTTCGTTGGTTCAGTACTCAGTGTTGCTGGGTACCGGTACAAAGTAACACTGAGTACTGGTACTTAGCAACACCGAATACTAAACTTCTTCGGAAGTGACGAGGTGGCGCCGTGCGCAACTCAGCACCGATTGCCCAGATCACCGCTGAGCGGGCGAAATCAGCAGGGGAACCGAGCATCCATGCTGAGTTGTGAACGCTGCTCGAGAGGGATGCTGTCCGGGGAACCTCGATTCACCCCGCTCGGGTCGTCCCGGCCATGCGGGGTCGATTTCGCATGTCCGTGGTGATGCGGGGTCGATTTCGCATCAGAAACGGGCCTGCGCGGTGCGTTTATGACCCCGCGTCGCCACGCGGGGCGCTGCGGGCGCCGCCGGGCGGCGAGCCGGTCAGCCGTTGAGGCGCGCCATCGCGACCTGCGCCTCGAGCAGCGGCAGGATGCGGTCTCGGTCGGGCTGCGGGCAGATGTCGAGCGCGTTCGCGAGTTCGAGCGCCAGCGCGGCATGACCCGCGGCATTCGGGTGGAACGGGTCGCCCATCAGCCCCCACGGCACTCCGCCGTTGCCGAGCTCGGTGAAGCGGGCGTGCTGGTCGACGAGGATCACATCGTCGCTCGCGGCGACCTGGCGCACGGCATCCGCGAATTCGGCGATCCTCTCGCGGCCGGGGGCGTTCGCGACGTCGATCGACGGCGGGGTCTGCAGCACCGGAACAGCGCCGGATGCGCGCACACGTGAGACGAACTCGCGCAGCGAGGCGGCGAACGCGGCGGCCTCGACCGTGACCCGATCGGGGCCGGTCGCCATGTCGTTCGTGCCGATCATGAGGGTGACGATGTCGGGCCGCCACGTTGCGACGCGGCGATCCCAGTCGTCCAGGATGTCGGTGAGGCGGTGTCCGCTGATCGCCGTGTTGATGACGGTGTCACGTGTGCGCGCGAGCTCGCCGCGGATCAGTTCGTGCAGATGCTCGGCATAGCTGCGGCCGCCCTGCGTGTGCACGAGTCCGTGGGTGATCGAGTCGCCGGTGATGACCCAGTTCAGCGGCTCGGGGCCGGCGAGCGACGCCGCGATGCGGCTGAGATCGGATGCGGCGGAGGCGGGGGAGACTGCATTCGGCACGCCCTAGAGCCTAGCGGCGGCGTGAGTGGAAGACTGGTCTCATGTCCTCCCCACTGCTCGACCACCTGCTCGCCCGCATCGTCGACAGCGGCCTGCTCGATGATCCGGTCGCCGAGAACGGTCTCGTCTACGGCCGGGCGACCATCGACGCCGCCGGTGCGGTGGTGAAGGTCAATGTCGACCCCGAGCTGGAGGACGACGAGGAGACCCTCGATGACGACGCGCTGATCGAGGCGATCACGCGCATCCTGTCGGTGTCCGAGACGCGGTGGCGTGCGGTGATCGACGAGGTCGCCGACGACATCGACGAGGCGGTCGACGATGAGCCGGTGCTCGAGCAGATCGACCTGCGCGACGATCTCGAAGCCACCTCCGTCGTGGTGTTCGCCGACGCGGTGCTGATCGCCTTCGACGCGCCGAGGCAGTTTCCGGACTCGCGGATCCTGGTGCAGCTCGACGACGACCTCGAGGTCGCCAACATCGAGGTGCGCGACCGCGACGGTGCCGAGGTCTAGACGGTCGACGACCTCGGCGGGCTCACCGGCGACGACCGCCGAGCCCGCCGGGCCTCACAACCACTTCTTGTACTTGAACACCCCGTAGAGGGCGACCGCGAAGGCGGCCATCGCGCCGATCGCCATCGGGTACCCGTGCGCCCAGTGCAGCTCGGGCATGATCTCGAAGTTCATCCCGTAGACCGTGCCGACGAGCGTGGGCGCGAAGATGATCGCCGCCCAGGAGGAGATCTTCTTGATCTCGTCGTTCTGCGCCAGCCCTGCCTCGGTCTGCCGTCGTGCGACGAGAGCGGAATGCACGGTGAGGGCGTTCTCGAGGATCGCGCGGAAAGAATCGACCCGCTCGTTCACACGGATGACGTGGTCGAGCACATCGCGCAGCGACCGCTGCAGCTCCTCGTCGATGCGGTACTTCTCCGACCCGCGGCGCAGCCATTCCAGCATCCCGGCGAGCGGATGCACCGCCCGCTGGAAGTTGATGACCTCGCGCGAGAGCTCGTAGATGCGGCGCGAGAGGGCGTCGTCATCGCTGTCGCCGAAGAGCTGGTCCTCGATCTCGTCGATGTCGTTGAGCAGCCCGGTGACGATCGGCTCGTACCCGTCGACCACCTCATCGAGGATCGCGTAGAACACGGCTTCGGGCCCCATCGCGAGCAGCTCGGGGTGCGCCTCCATGCGGCGGCGGACCGCTGCGAGGTCGGGAGACTCGGCGTGGCGGATCGTCACCACGAAGTCGGGGCCGACGAACAGGTGCAGCTCGCCGAATTCGATCGACTCCTGCTCGTCGCGATAGCGGGCGGGGCGCAGCACCGCGAAGAGCGTGTCGCCGTAGCGCTCGACCTTCGACCGCTGGTGGCCCGAGAGAGCGTCCTCGACGGCGAGTGGATGCAGGTCGAACTC
Coding sequences within:
- a CDS encoding PadR family transcriptional regulator, whose protein sequence is MGKQMTEMLKGTLEGIVLALLAEQPAYGYEITTRVRDHGFTDIAEGTIYALLVRVEQKKLVDVEKVPSEKGPPRKVYSLNPAGTQELGEFWKTWSFLTQRIDSLRTDDKNNTDTNNEEN
- a CDS encoding SGNH/GDSL hydrolase family protein — translated: MPNAVSPASAASDLSRIAASLAGPEPLNWVITGDSITHGLVHTQGGRSYAEHLHELIRGELARTRDTVINTAISGHRLTDILDDWDRRVATWRPDIVTLMIGTNDMATGPDRVTVEAAAFAASLREFVSRVRASGAVPVLQTPPSIDVANAPGRERIAEFADAVRQVAASDDVILVDQHARFTELGNGGVPWGLMGDPFHPNAAGHAALALELANALDICPQPDRDRILPLLEAQVAMARLNG
- a CDS encoding cytochrome C5, whose translation is MSSPLLDHLLARIVDSGLLDDPVAENGLVYGRATIDAAGAVVKVNVDPELEDDEETLDDDALIEAITRILSVSETRWRAVIDEVADDIDEAVDDEPVLEQIDLRDDLEATSVVVFADAVLIAFDAPRQFPDSRILVQLDDDLEVANIEVRDRDGAEV
- a CDS encoding magnesium and cobalt transport protein CorA, which translates into the protein MALIDNGVYVHGRRVETPKNLDETYRSLDAHGGIAWIGLYRPSPIEVASVAREFDLHPLAVEDALSGHQRSKVERYGDTLFAVLRPARYRDEQESIEFGELHLFVGPDFVVTIRHAESPDLAAVRRRMEAHPELLAMGPEAVFYAILDEVVDGYEPIVTGLLNDIDEIEDQLFGDSDDDALSRRIYELSREVINFQRAVHPLAGMLEWLRRGSEKYRIDEELQRSLRDVLDHVIRVNERVDSFRAILENALTVHSALVARRQTEAGLAQNDEIKKISSWAAIIFAPTLVGTVYGMNFEIMPELHWAHGYPMAIGAMAAFAVALYGVFKYKKWL